One segment of uncultured Tolumonas sp. DNA contains the following:
- a CDS encoding diguanylate cyclase, protein MKSIIRLLCLISISTLLIFFSEIAVATTAANQDQISSNFYDWAYALTEIISGLLVIAITLACYVFYQNRKLKAELSKSQQHEDRLRTLYTAIEQSPVSVVIAGVDAYIRYVNPQFTAVTGYSPTEVIGQNPRMLSSGLTSPAVYQAMWSALSKGISWSGEFINRRKNGEIYWEQAYISPVYNKAGQITQYVAVKLDITERKRRELHEHSHNQVLELLSKGAPLKTILLAIVRGVEAEYPNMMCSVLLLDKEEKHLLYGAAPSLPEFYNEAINGEEIGLGVGSCGTAAFTGKRVIVADIATHPYWTAYAQLAERARLGACWSEPIYGSKNKVLGTFAIYHHEQHVPKAEDIRLIEESANLAAIAIERFQATEALRLSEERHRWLAHYDVLTELPNRVLFSDRLKQAMRLSNRYNKKLALMFLDLDKFKPVNDSFGHDIGDLLLKESARRMQQCVRASDTVCRIGGDEFVILLPDVVDQQSAFLIAEKIRYSLNQPFMLAGQQLHISCSIGIALYPEHGTDELTLTKNADLAMYRAKENGRNQAQVF, encoded by the coding sequence ATGAAGAGCATTATTCGTTTGCTATGCCTGATCTCCATTTCCACATTACTGATCTTTTTCAGTGAAATAGCTGTCGCCACCACTGCTGCAAATCAGGATCAAATTTCCTCCAACTTTTATGATTGGGCTTATGCATTAACCGAAATCATCTCAGGGTTATTGGTTATTGCTATCACCCTCGCTTGTTATGTTTTTTATCAAAATAGAAAATTAAAGGCTGAATTGTCTAAAAGTCAGCAGCATGAAGATCGGTTGCGGACCTTGTATACCGCGATTGAGCAGAGCCCGGTGTCCGTCGTTATCGCTGGCGTCGATGCGTATATTCGCTATGTTAATCCGCAATTCACTGCGGTAACGGGTTATTCACCAACCGAAGTCATCGGGCAAAACCCACGTATGCTCAGTTCTGGTTTAACCAGTCCGGCCGTGTATCAAGCCATGTGGAGTGCACTCTCTAAAGGAATTTCGTGGTCGGGCGAATTTATTAATCGCCGCAAAAATGGAGAGATTTATTGGGAGCAGGCTTATATCTCGCCGGTTTATAACAAAGCGGGTCAAATCACACAATACGTTGCTGTGAAGCTTGATATTACCGAGCGAAAACGGCGTGAGTTACACGAACATTCCCATAATCAAGTGTTGGAATTGTTATCTAAAGGAGCGCCGTTAAAGACGATATTACTGGCCATTGTGCGGGGTGTTGAAGCGGAATATCCGAATATGATGTGTTCAGTTTTATTATTGGATAAAGAAGAAAAACACCTGCTGTATGGTGCCGCTCCGAGTCTCCCCGAATTTTACAATGAGGCGATTAATGGTGAAGAAATCGGACTGGGTGTCGGTTCATGCGGCACAGCAGCTTTTACCGGTAAACGCGTTATTGTTGCCGATATTGCCACACATCCGTATTGGACCGCGTATGCCCAATTGGCGGAACGTGCCAGATTAGGTGCGTGCTGGTCGGAACCAATTTATGGTTCCAAAAACAAAGTGCTGGGTACATTTGCCATCTATCATCATGAGCAACATGTTCCCAAAGCAGAAGATATTCGATTAATCGAGGAATCAGCGAATCTGGCCGCGATAGCAATAGAGCGTTTTCAGGCGACAGAAGCGCTACGATTAAGTGAAGAGCGTCATCGCTGGTTGGCGCATTATGATGTGCTGACAGAATTGCCAAACCGGGTGTTGTTTTCTGATCGCTTGAAACAAGCAATGCGTTTGAGCAACCGTTACAACAAAAAACTGGCTTTAATGTTTCTTGATTTGGATAAATTCAAACCAGTGAATGATAGCTTTGGTCACGATATTGGTGACTTGCTGTTAAAAGAGAGCGCCAGACGAATGCAGCAATGTGTGCGGGCATCCGACACAGTTTGTCGGATCGGCGGCGATGAATTTGTGATCTTATTACCTGATGTAGTCGATCAACAAAGTGCATTCTTAATTGCGGAGAAAATTCGTTATTCGTTGAATCAACCATTTATGTTGGCTGGGCAGCAACTGCATATTTCCTGCAGTATCGGCATTGCACTCTATCCAGAGCATGGCACTGATGAGCTGACATTAACTAAAAATGCCGATCTGGCGATGTATCGGGCAAAAGAAAACGGTCGCAATCAGGCGCAGGTATTTTAA
- a CDS encoding YaeQ family protein has translation MALKATIFKAVLNIADLDRGVYLDANLTLARHPSETDLRLIVRLLAWALNAHDDLAFTKGLCADDEPELWLKNLHGGIEHWIEVGLPDERRLKKGCNRSEQVTLYTYAGRAVDLWWQQNQALLNRQDNLRIVDFSEEELAPLVDLAERNMQWQVTISEGQVFINSGDVNLSITPSIRKEWA, from the coding sequence ATGGCACTTAAAGCCACAATTTTTAAGGCGGTTTTGAACATTGCCGATCTTGATCGCGGTGTTTATCTCGATGCCAACCTGACTCTCGCGCGTCATCCTTCCGAAACGGATCTACGTCTTATCGTCCGCTTACTGGCATGGGCGCTGAATGCTCACGATGATTTGGCCTTTACCAAAGGCTTGTGTGCCGATGATGAGCCGGAACTGTGGTTGAAAAACTTACACGGCGGTATCGAGCATTGGATTGAGGTGGGGTTACCCGATGAACGCCGTTTGAAAAAAGGCTGTAACCGTTCTGAACAGGTGACGCTGTATACTTATGCGGGCCGTGCGGTTGATCTTTGGTGGCAACAAAACCAAGCTTTACTCAATCGTCAGGATAATTTGCGTATTGTTGATTTTTCAGAAGAAGAATTAGCCCCGCTGGTGGATCTGGCTGAACGCAATATGCAATGGCAAGTGACTATCAGTGAAGGGCAAGTTTTTATTAATTCTGGTGATGTGAATTTAAGTATTACCCCCAGTATCCGGAAGGAATGGGCGTAG
- a CDS encoding AsmA family protein, with translation MNKITKYSLYSVGSVVVLLAGSAFYITATFDANSLKPRLEAWVKAEKQRTLKFNGPISLSLFPKPGLTLSDVNLSEHNTDALFAHVSDARVTMQFWPLLSKKFIINEVDIQGATINLVKDKTGQFNFSDLAGSKKQPGDKTLTEPTGANTAANTVSAGSDFHLAQFNIAKSSIKYLDQQSGQQVMLSDLSLFGDKITTQSAGHIDFSSRLQSTVPALDLQVNTKLDRVNLDNKTGQLLLDGLYNVLDGKLGKETFKLTLTAPKLNVTDKNASADTISLSASLNGATRKIDSNLKLEGLSGDNQQVNVKAVKFDLNANQETQAVKLSASSPLAFKLATQAFNLPQLVIKGDVTSGEMKALPVDLTGKLIAEVKAQHINTTLTGSLDHNPLALNTDVKGFSNPAIRFDLKAESLDLNRYMTASKSTNSGTKDNAGQSAGNKMPPTKIDLSGLNALNLDGQINVGQLKYAALDAKELALAFNAKNGLLSVPAFSLKAFGGDIAASGSATTTSSPRISVKPNITGVDIYALLKQFAGFEKIEGRATVGGSLAMQGSDTSALKNSLTGNLTTRVTDGAWRGINVAKTIRDAKAALSGLKGGEQAVATSNVEKTDFTELTASILFNQGVASNKDLTMKSPLLRINGEGEVNLKADDINYLLKAALVNTSKGQEGADRDKLHGVTVPIRIKGPTSAPKYSLDLTAALKDNAGAKLEEKKQEVQQKLEQKAGDALSKGLKKLF, from the coding sequence ATGAACAAAATCACCAAATACTCGCTTTATTCAGTTGGTAGTGTTGTTGTTTTACTGGCGGGCTCTGCGTTTTATATCACAGCTACTTTCGATGCGAATTCCCTGAAACCAAGATTAGAAGCATGGGTGAAGGCTGAAAAACAGCGCACATTGAAATTCAATGGCCCCATCAGTTTATCGCTATTTCCCAAACCAGGCCTCACTTTATCTGATGTCAATTTATCAGAACATAACACCGATGCATTGTTTGCTCATGTATCCGATGCGCGAGTGACGATGCAGTTCTGGCCGTTGTTATCGAAAAAATTCATTATTAATGAAGTCGATATTCAAGGTGCCACGATCAATCTGGTGAAGGATAAAACCGGACAATTCAATTTTTCTGATCTGGCGGGCAGCAAAAAACAACCGGGTGATAAAACGCTTACTGAACCAACGGGCGCAAATACGGCAGCTAATACGGTATCTGCAGGCTCCGACTTTCATCTTGCCCAATTCAATATCGCCAAGAGCAGTATCAAGTATCTTGATCAACAATCTGGTCAACAGGTTATGCTCAGTGATCTGTCTTTGTTTGGTGACAAGATCACGACACAAAGTGCCGGGCATATTGATTTCAGCTCGCGTTTACAAAGCACAGTTCCAGCTTTAGATCTGCAAGTTAATACCAAACTCGATCGTGTAAATCTTGATAATAAAACCGGGCAATTACTGCTGGACGGATTGTATAACGTACTGGATGGCAAGCTGGGTAAAGAAACATTCAAACTGACCCTGACGGCCCCTAAACTGAATGTAACCGATAAAAATGCCAGTGCAGATACCATTAGCCTTTCTGCTTCATTAAACGGTGCAACCCGTAAAATTGATAGCAACCTCAAATTGGAAGGGCTATCTGGCGATAATCAGCAAGTTAACGTCAAAGCAGTTAAATTTGATCTGAATGCCAACCAAGAGACACAAGCGGTAAAATTATCCGCCAGCAGTCCGTTAGCTTTCAAATTGGCAACACAAGCGTTTAACCTGCCGCAATTGGTGATTAAGGGTGATGTCACCAGTGGTGAGATGAAAGCCTTGCCGGTTGATCTTACCGGTAAACTTATTGCAGAAGTGAAAGCGCAGCATATCAACACGACATTAACCGGTTCGCTCGATCATAATCCGCTAGCTCTTAATACCGATGTAAAAGGGTTCAGTAATCCGGCTATTCGATTTGATCTGAAAGCCGAGTCGTTAGATCTGAATCGTTATATGACGGCGTCTAAATCTACAAATTCAGGCACTAAAGATAATGCAGGCCAGAGTGCAGGCAATAAAATGCCACCGACCAAAATCGATCTCTCTGGGTTAAATGCACTGAATTTGGATGGTCAGATTAATGTTGGGCAACTGAAATATGCAGCCCTTGATGCCAAAGAGTTGGCATTGGCCTTTAATGCCAAAAACGGTTTGCTCTCGGTGCCGGCATTTAGTTTGAAAGCATTTGGTGGCGATATCGCCGCGAGTGGTTCAGCGACAACGACCTCCAGCCCACGCATTAGCGTGAAGCCTAACATTACTGGTGTAGATATTTATGCCTTACTGAAACAGTTTGCTGGCTTTGAAAAAATAGAGGGCAGGGCAACCGTGGGGGGCAGTTTGGCGATGCAGGGGAGTGATACCAGTGCATTAAAAAATAGCCTCACCGGAAACTTAACTACTCGAGTTACAGATGGCGCATGGCGTGGAATCAACGTCGCCAAAACCATTCGTGATGCTAAAGCGGCATTGTCTGGTTTGAAAGGGGGAGAACAAGCGGTCGCGACCAGTAATGTGGAGAAAACCGACTTTACCGAGTTAACAGCATCAATTCTGTTCAACCAAGGTGTTGCTAGCAATAAAGATTTAACGATGAAATCGCCGCTGTTACGGATCAATGGTGAAGGTGAGGTGAATCTAAAAGCAGATGACATCAACTATTTGTTGAAGGCTGCGTTAGTAAATACCAGTAAAGGGCAGGAAGGTGCCGACCGCGATAAATTACACGGTGTCACTGTTCCTATTCGTATTAAAGGCCCGACATCCGCGCCGAAATATTCTCTTGATTTGACCGCGGCACTAAAAGACAACGCCGGAGCCAAACTGGAAGAAAAAAAACAAGAAGTGCAGCAAAAACTGGAACAAAAAGCCGGTGATGCTTTATCGAAAGGGCTGAAGAAATTGTTCTAA